From Bacillus kexueae:
ATTCACATTTGGAATTTTTTCAATGGCAATTCCAGAAGCTTTTAAACCGGACGTATAAGAAGGGTGGGCTATGTCCTTTAAAAAGTTATGATTTTGTCTCATAACATACCGCCAAACGGCTTGATTAATAGGCGTATACTTTTCATATTGTTGATCTACTACATACTTCTGTAGATGCTTAGGAATCTTTCTTACCATTTGTTTCATTTCTCCAATCCCCTCTCCTTTACTACCATAATATTTCCCCTTTGTTTCATAACCCCCTACGTACATTTATTTCAACAAAACATTCTTCATCCCCTACTCACTTTACGTATATTTTTTACTGAATATTATTATTCTAGAAACATAGATTAACGTATTGCTGTAGTAAAGGAATACACCGTGAAATCGTCAATCTTTTTAAGAACTAATAAGAAACATACATGATTTTACACTCACACCCCGGACATGAAAATTTATTCTCCCCGGGGGTTCCTTTCTACCATCTACCTATCATGATCGATCATTCAGCTCATAGGTAATTTTTATTTTCACAGAAAAAGCGCAAGTCCTTAGGCGAAGGGCGCTGGAGGACCTGCGAGGAGGCTTCCGTCGCCAAAGCAGGGCCGAAGCGACCCGAGCTGATGGCGCTTGGAGCTAGACACCAAAAAAACGGTAAGAGAATACTTTAACACTTTATTGAACTTAAACTTTCTGTAACAATAAAATAAAAAAACCTTGAACAATGTTCAAGATTTTTCAAGCGCTTTGATGAACCGTTTGTTTTAATTGAATAAAAGAATCTACAAGCTGTGGGTCAAAGTGCTTACCGCGATTTTCATTTAATAAAGAAAGGGCGCGTTCCGTCGTCCACGCTTCTTTATAAGAACGCCTGCTTGTTAATGCTTCAAACACATCTACAATGCCAACAACTCTCGCCTCAAAAGGTATCTTATGCCCTTTTAACTGATGAGGGTACCCTGTTCCATCCCATCTCTCATGATGATGCAAAATAACATTATGAGCCACTTTAAAGCTTTTTTGAAACAGGTCAAGATCAATCTCTTTCGAAATTTTATTCAACATATCCACACCACTTAACGGATGTGTTTCAATAATCATTCGCTCATACTTCGTAAGTGCCCCCGGCTTATATAAGATACCTTCTGGAATGTTCGCCTTCCCGATATCATGGAGAATACTGGAGTGAATAATATTGTCCATATATTCTTTATCAAGATTTAGCTGGCACCTTTCGTTGTGAAAGTGAATGAGTTCTTCCGTTAAGCTTTGCACACGCATAAGATGGGACTCAATACTCGGATCACGAATTTCGCACGAGATTGCTAAAACTTTTAAAATATCTTTTTTAACTTTCCGAATTTCCCCTTCCGTGACAACGGAATGAACGTCTCGGCAAATACCGATAAAAAAGGTTTCACCTTCGCCCTTTATCGGTGTAAACGTAATAGATATTTTTCGAAGCTCTCCATTTTTCTTTCGAATGTAAAATATTTGTTCCCGCGAATGCTCAGTGAAGATGTTGCTGTCTGCCTCTAGGCTAATCCACGCTAAATTTTTTTGACTGACATCTTGCCATGAGTATCCTGTCATATGCTCAAACGCTTCATTCAATGCCATGATTTGCTTTTGATGATTAATAACAATCACAGCATCCGCTAATTGCAAATAAGGTTTCAAAATTGGAATCACTACTCTCCCCCCTTACCATAACGTAATCTCTCCTTATTGGTTGTGCATATATCAGGGGTCTACTCATATCTTATATCGGATTAAACTCAAAAAGCTGTAGGATTGATTAATTGTCATAAAACTGACGATATTGACTTAATCAGCAGGAGATTAATTAAAAAAACAAAAAGAAATAGAAACTTTTCCCATCCTTAGTTCGTAAATAAAAATAGAAAAAGAAAAAAGGATGATGCATATGGAACCTTTGATTTTTGTTTTAGTCATTTACATAGTGATTATACTCATCTACGTACCTGTTCAATATAAATACATAGAAAGCTTAATTGAAATGCAAAAAAGAAAAAAACTTAAACAAGGCGACCTCTACGACGATTTACCCGTTCAAGATCAACTCGTTCATTCCGCACTTCAAGGAGGAATTCTTTTCCCTGCTAATGCGATCGCTTATTATCTTTTTAAAAGAAAGCAGAAGAAGTCAACGAATAACGTTTAACTTTCATTAAAGATATTGATGAGGAATCTAGATAATACGTTAGGAAAGGACTTTGTAAATGCGGATAATTATGTTGTTTATAAGTTTAGTTTTCGCAAGTGGCTGCTTAGTAGCTAATCAATCGACAGAGCCCGAATATGACAAACGCTTTCTAAATATTGGCGTTATCGGGGAAGTACCAAATAAATCTTTTACGAATGTTTCCTTTGAAAAGTCGAACCAACAGCTTTAAAAGATACCTCCGCTAAGTACGATGCATTTTTCATTACTGACTACTATTTTGATGAGTTATCTAAGGAAGAGTGGAAACCAATCTTCTCAAAAATCCCCACTCCAGTCTTCTTTATTAACTTAGATGTAGAAGCATTCATCTATCGTGTAGATGGCATGACGTATGAAAACGCCCCGGAAGCGACAATGCATACGAAAGGATTTGTTTCTAACACCGATGGATCTATACAAGGATGGGGCTACGGTAACCCTAGCACATCTACTAACGTTAACGACACTCCTGAGTCAATCTTTCACTTAATCTTTCGGGACATAGAACAATTTTGGAAAACGAAGGAGAACCTTGTAGGGCATTCGATTTGAATGCTCTATTTTAATTAAAGCTCTTAAGTGAAGTTGCACCTAATATTCAGCCCTTTATGTTTATTCCACAAACTTCACTCTACTTTGTTCTGTAGAGCCTAATCTGTATCGTAACTGTTTTAGAGTTCTTAGCTTCACGTAATTGATGAAAACACAACCTTAATTAAAGACTTGTTTAAATCTTCCTTTTCCTTTTTACTCGTTGACTCTACTTTTTAATTCCTCCTTTGCCCTGCTACTCTTCTTCTCCACTACTTAATTAAACGTTTGTTTAATTCTCTCTTCTCCCTTTTACTCTTCGTCTCTACTGCTTAATTAAACGTTTGTTTAATTCTTCCTTTCCCTTCTATTCTTCATCTCTATCTCTTAATTAAACGTTTGTTTAATCCTCTCTTCTCCCTTCTACTCTTCTTCTCCATTGCTTAATCAAACGTTTGTTTAATTCTGTCTTCTCCCTTCTACTCTTCATCTCTACCTCTTAATTAAACGTTTGTTTAATTCTGTCTTCTCCCTTCTACTCTTCATCTCTACCTCTTAATTAAACGTTTGTTTAATTCCTCCTTTTCCCTTCTACTCTCCTTCTCCATTGCTTAATTAAACGTTTGTTTAATTCCTCCTTTGCCCTTCTATTCTTCATCTCTACTTCTTAATTAAACGTTTGTTTAACTCCTCCTTTTCCCTTCTTCTCTTCAACTCCATTGCTTAATTAAACGCTTGTTTAATCCCTCCTTTTCCCTTCTACTCTCCTTCTCCATTGCTTAATTAAACGTTTGTTTAATTCCTCCTTTTCCCTTCTTCTCTTCTTCTCCACTGCTTAATCAAACGTTTGTTTAAACCAAACTTGATTTCATAAATAAAAAATCCCACCTGATCAAGTCAGGTGGGATTGAATATATGGATTATCTTTTATTAATTTCTTCTAACAAGAACTTGTTAACCATTTGCGGGTTAGCTTGACCTTTTGTTTTCTTCATGATTTGACCTACTAAGAAGCCAATGGCACGGTCTTTACCGTTTTTAAAGTCTTCGATTGATTGTGGATTTTCATCCAGCGTTTCGTTCACAAGGTTACGGATTGTGCCTTCATCAGAGATTTGGACAAGTCCTTTCTCTTTAACGATTTGTTCAGCGTCTCCGCCTTTTTCCATCAATTCTTTGAAGACTTTCTTAGCGATCTTAGATGAGATAGTTCCTTTTTCTATTAATTGAATCATACCAGCAAGGCTTTCAGGTGTAAGAGCTACTTCTGCAAGCTCTTTTTGTTCTGCATTTAAGTATCCAGAAACTTCACCCATTAACCAGTTGGAGGCAAGCTTTGCATCTGCACCAGCTTCAACAGTTGCTTCAAAGAAATCCGACATTTCTTTCGTAAGCGTTAAAATCTTCGCATCGTAAGCTGGTAGGGCTAACTCTTCCATGTAACGTTTTTGGCGAGCGTCAGGAAGCTCTGGAATCGAAGCGCGAACACGTTCTTTCCACTCGTCATCAATGTGTAGGGACACTAAGTCTGGCTCTGGGAAGTAACGATAGTCATCTGACCCTTCCTTAACACGCATTAAGATTGTTTTTCCTGTCGCTTCATCGAAACGACGAGTCTCCTGTTGAATGACTCCTCCAGATAATAGAACTTCTGCTTGACGCTTTTCTTCGTACTCAAGTCCTTTACGTACAAAGTTGAAGGAGTTTAAGTTTTTCAGCTCCGTTTTCGTACCGAATTTTTCTTGTCCAATTGGTCGTAGAGAGATGTTTGCATCACAACGAAGCGATCCTTCTTCCATCTTACAGTCGGAAACACCTGTATATTGAATGATTGATTTTAGTTTCTCTAAGTATGCATACGCTTCTTCTGGTGTACGAATATCTGGCTCCGATACAATCTCGATAAGTGGAGTTCCTTGACGGTTAAAATCTACTAACGAGTATCCTTCACCAGAGTGTGTTAATTTCCCTGCGTCCTCTTCTAAATGAAGACGAGTAATACCGATACGTTTTTTCTTTCCTTCTACTTCAATTTCAATCCAGCCGTTTTCTCCGATAGGCTTATCATATTGAGAAATTTGGTATGCCTTTGGATTGTCAGGATAGAAATAGTTTTTACGATCGAATTTTGTATCCGTCGCAATTTCACAGTTTAAGGCCATCGCTGCCTTCATTCCAAATTCAACGGCCTCTTTATTTAGAACAGGTAATACACCTGGATATCCAAGGTCGATTACGGATGTATTTGTGTTTGGCTCCGCTCCAAATTCGTTTGGAGAACTAGAGAAGATTTTTGATTTCGTTTTTAACTCAACATGGACTTCAAGTCCAATGACCGTTTCAAAGTTCATTCACTCTCACCCCTTACAGTTCAGGTTTTTGTTTATGGAAGTCTGTCGCTTGCTCAAACGCATGGGCAACGCGATAAACCGTGCTCTCATCGAAATGTTTACCAATAATTTGTAAACCTAGTGGTAGTCCGTTGGAGAATCCACAAGGAACCGAAATTGCTGGAACACCTGCTAAGTTCACATTAATCGTTAAGATGTCATTTGCGTACATTGTTAATGGATCATCGATTTTTTCTCCAATTTTAAATGCTGGTGTTGGCGTTGTAGGTCCGATGATTACATCATACTTTGCAAGGACATCTTCGAAATCTTTTTTAATTAACGTACGAACTTGTTGCGCTTTTTTATAATACGCGTCGTAATAACCGGAACTTAATGCGAAAGTTCCAAGCATGATACGACGTTTCACTTCGTCACCAAAGCCTTCCGCACGCGTTTGCTTGTACAGTTCGATTAAATTCTCCGCATTATCTGTGCGATAACCGTAACGAACACCATCAAATCGAGCTAAGTTAGCAGACGCTTCAGATGATGCTAGTAAGTAATAAGTAGCTACACCGTACTTAGAATGTGGTAAGGATACTTCTTCCCACGTTGCACCAAGACCTTCAAGTACTTTAAGTGCACTTAATACAGATTGACGTGCCTCTTCACTTACACCTTCACCTAAGTATTCTTTCGGCACCGCAATTTTCAATCCTTTTACATCTCCTGTTAAAGAAGAAATGTAATCTGGTACATCAACATTCGCTGAAGTTGAATCCATCTTATCTAAACCAGCAATCGCTTGTAGTAAGTATGCATTATCCTCAACTGTACGTGTAATCGGTCCGATTTGATCTAGAGAAGAAGCAAACGCAACAAGACCATATCGAGATACACGACCATATGTAGGCTTTAATCCGACTACTCCACAAAACGCAGCTGGTTGGCGAATCGATCCACCTGTATCAGATCCTAGCGCAAACGGAACCTCTCCTGCCGCAACTGCAGCAGCTGAACCTCCACTTGATCCACCTGGTACTGTATCTAAATTCCAAGGGTTACGAGTCTTTTTGAATCCAGAGTTCTCATTGGATGAACCCATTGCAAACTCGTCCATATTTAATTTACCAATTGTAATCGCTTCTGCTTGGTGAAGCTTTTGCATTACCGTTGCATCGTAGATTGGGTCGAAGTTTTCTAGAATTTTACTTGCACAAGTTGTGCGTAAATCCTTTGTTACGATATTGTCTTTAATTCCGATAGGCATCCCAAATAGTAGGCCGTATTCATCTTTCGTTCCAATTTGAGCGTCAAACTCTTTCGCCATTTGACGAGCACGCTCTTCATCTAATGTTAAAAACGCGTCAACTTTTCCGTCTACCTCAGCAATACGACGGTATGACTCATCAACTAAGTCCGTTACCGTAATCTCTTTTTTATGTAACATTTCCTTTAACTCAGAAATTTTATGATCAAATAACGCCATACGCTTCAACTCCCTCCTTATTCAAGAATTGATGGAACACGAACTTGTCCATCTTGATGATCTGGAGCATTTTTCATAACCTCTTCTCGGTTCAATCCTTGCTCTGGAACATCTTCTCTCATTACATTCTTCATATTTAATACGTGAGACGTTGGTTCAATGTTCTCCGTGTTTAATTCATTTAATTGTTCTGCAAATCCAATAATTGCATCTAGCTGAGTTGTAAACATTTCAGCCTCTTCTTCTGTAATTGCAAGACGTGCTAAATGCGCAACATGCTTAACTTGCTCTTTTGAAATACGTGACATAACGTTCACCTCCATATAATTCGAGCCACTGCAATACTCTGATAATATCAAAATTTAGGGCGTTAAAGCAACAATTGCCGTGCATGAAAGGGAATCTTCTCAATACTTTTAGATGTTACATATTAAATTGCTTTATAATAAAAAGTCTCCAGAAGGTTTTAGTGTTACCTTTCTGGAAACTTACATCACTATCGCAACAACGATGATAATTTATTCAATTTCAATCTCATTTCCTCGCTTTTTCGGAAAACGAACCGTTAACAATCCATTTTTATAAGTAGCCTTTTTGTTTTTAATGCTAATATGCTTTGGCAGCGCTACTCGACGCTCAGCTCCACTTAAGTGGCGAATAGAAGCATTTTCTTGTGTGGTTCCCTTTTTGACAGAAATGATGAGTTCATCATCTAAAATTTTGGCGTTAATATGTTCTTTCGAAATTCCTGGTAATTCCGCTATAACAATGAATTGGGTGGTCGTTTCTTTTATTTCTATTGGAAAGGAAGGAACTGAAAGTTTTTCACGAAAATAATCGTCAATGGAATCAAGAATGGTTCGGTTCGGGCGAGTTGTAAAGAAATCATTCATCAACTTCATCGGACCACCAGGTTCCTTTCGAAAAAATCCTTTACTCTCTGACAACATTACTCCCCTCCTTTTTTCGATTCAGGTGATGTCAGTACATCTTATGTTACAGGTAGAGTATTTGCCTATTTTTCCAATTGAAAGTACAGCCCATTTTTATCTCCTTGTGTAAATGACCATACAAAGTTTAGGACAGGAACATATATAAGTAGTGTACGGTATATCTTTTCATGGAGGTGATAAGCATGGGCTTTGGATATGGATGTTGTGGCTTCGGCGGGTACGGATATGGTGGTTGCGGTTATGGTATTGGCTGGGCGTTCGCCTTAATCGTCGTATTATTTATCTTATTAATTATCGTAGGGGCTGGATTTGCTCGTTGTTAACCTCCCATAAAAGATACCGAAACACCCTCACTCAAATGAAGGCGTCCGATTGGGCGTCTTTTTCAATTTGAAAACGTTTGCTAAAATTAGAAATTTTTTCTATAATTTGGTCAAATTATTTATTTTGGGGGTGTAAAAATGTCTGATTTATCACTTATCTTCATCGCAATCGCAGGAATTTTTCTTTTATTATTTTTAGTATTACAAACAAAGCTTCATGCATTTGTGGCATTATTGCTTGTCAGTCTAGTAGTAGGCCTAGCAGCTGGGATGCCCGTAGACGAAATTATTGCCACCATCGAAAATGGAATGGGGGGAACACTTGGGTTTGTCGCTGTTGTCGTTGGTTTGGGTGCAATGTTTGGTAGAATACTAGAAGTTTCAGGAGGAGCAGAGCGATTAGCTCAAACAATCATTCAACGCTTTGGAGAAGATCGAAGTCAATGGGCATTAAGTATTACAGGCTTCTTGGTTTCCATTCCAGTATTTTTTGATGTGGGCTTTATAATACTTGTCCCACTTATATACGGATTAGCTAAAAAAACAGGAAAGTCACTCCTTTATTACGGAATTCCTTTATTGGCCGGACTAGCCGTAACCCATAGTTTTATCCCGCCTACTCCCGGTCCTATTGCAGTCGCTGACTTAATCGGTGCGGATTTAGGATGGGTTATCTTGTTTGGTGTACTAGCGGGTATACCTGCCATGATACTGTCCGGTCCGATCTTTGGTCGATATATCGCAACAAAAATACATGCTACAATCCCAGAATATATGAGTATTCCAGAACAAAAGGTAGAAAAAGAGCTTCCTAGTTTTAAATTAATAGCTTTCCTTATTATTATTCCACTTCTATTAATATTACTAAACACTGTTTCGAACGTTGTTTTACAAGAAGAGCATGTATTAAGGTCAACCCTTTCCTTTATAGGACATCCATTCGTTGCGCTTACGTTGACAACCCTCTTAGCTTTTTACACACTTCGTAAACAACAAGGATTTTCTAAAGAAGACGTACAAGAAATCGCAAATAAAGCTTTGGAACCGGCTGGAATCATCATCTTAGTAACTGGAGCTGGAGGGGTATTTAAACAAGTTTTAATTGATTCTGGTGTTGGAAATGTACTTGGAGATATGATGGC
This genomic window contains:
- a CDS encoding HD domain-containing phosphohydrolase is translated as MIPILKPYLQLADAVIVINHQKQIMALNEAFEHMTGYSWQDVSQKNLAWISLEADSNIFTEHSREQIFYIRKKNGELRKISITFTPIKGEGETFFIGICRDVHSVVTEGEIRKVKKDILKVLAISCEIRDPSIESHLMRVQSLTEELIHFHNERCQLNLDKEYMDNIIHSSILHDIGKANIPEGILYKPGALTKYERMIIETHPLSGVDMLNKISKEIDLDLFQKSFKVAHNVILHHHERWDGTGYPHQLKGHKIPFEARVVGIVDVFEALTSRRSYKEAWTTERALSLLNENRGKHFDPQLVDSFIQLKQTVHQSA
- a CDS encoding DUF3949 domain-containing protein, producing the protein MEPLIFVLVIYIVIILIYVPVQYKYIESLIEMQKRKKLKQGDLYDDLPVQDQLVHSALQGGILFPANAIAYYLFKRKQKKSTNNV
- the gatB gene encoding Asp-tRNA(Asn)/Glu-tRNA(Gln) amidotransferase subunit GatB yields the protein MNFETVIGLEVHVELKTKSKIFSSSPNEFGAEPNTNTSVIDLGYPGVLPVLNKEAVEFGMKAAMALNCEIATDTKFDRKNYFYPDNPKAYQISQYDKPIGENGWIEIEVEGKKKRIGITRLHLEEDAGKLTHSGEGYSLVDFNRQGTPLIEIVSEPDIRTPEEAYAYLEKLKSIIQYTGVSDCKMEEGSLRCDANISLRPIGQEKFGTKTELKNLNSFNFVRKGLEYEEKRQAEVLLSGGVIQQETRRFDEATGKTILMRVKEGSDDYRYFPEPDLVSLHIDDEWKERVRASIPELPDARQKRYMEELALPAYDAKILTLTKEMSDFFEATVEAGADAKLASNWLMGEVSGYLNAEQKELAEVALTPESLAGMIQLIEKGTISSKIAKKVFKELMEKGGDAEQIVKEKGLVQISDEGTIRNLVNETLDENPQSIEDFKNGKDRAIGFLVGQIMKKTKGQANPQMVNKFLLEEINKR
- the gatA gene encoding Asp-tRNA(Asn)/Glu-tRNA(Gln) amidotransferase subunit GatA encodes the protein MALFDHKISELKEMLHKKEITVTDLVDESYRRIAEVDGKVDAFLTLDEERARQMAKEFDAQIGTKDEYGLLFGMPIGIKDNIVTKDLRTTCASKILENFDPIYDATVMQKLHQAEAITIGKLNMDEFAMGSSNENSGFKKTRNPWNLDTVPGGSSGGSAAAVAAGEVPFALGSDTGGSIRQPAAFCGVVGLKPTYGRVSRYGLVAFASSLDQIGPITRTVEDNAYLLQAIAGLDKMDSTSANVDVPDYISSLTGDVKGLKIAVPKEYLGEGVSEEARQSVLSALKVLEGLGATWEEVSLPHSKYGVATYYLLASSEASANLARFDGVRYGYRTDNAENLIELYKQTRAEGFGDEVKRRIMLGTFALSSGYYDAYYKKAQQVRTLIKKDFEDVLAKYDVIIGPTTPTPAFKIGEKIDDPLTMYANDILTINVNLAGVPAISVPCGFSNGLPLGLQIIGKHFDESTVYRVAHAFEQATDFHKQKPEL
- the gatC gene encoding Asp-tRNA(Asn)/Glu-tRNA(Gln) amidotransferase subunit GatC; translated protein: MSRISKEQVKHVAHLARLAITEEEAEMFTTQLDAIIGFAEQLNELNTENIEPTSHVLNMKNVMREDVPEQGLNREEVMKNAPDHQDGQVRVPSILE
- a CDS encoding Hsp20/alpha crystallin family protein encodes the protein MLSESKGFFRKEPGGPMKLMNDFFTTRPNRTILDSIDDYFREKLSVPSFPIEIKETTTQFIVIAELPGISKEHINAKILDDELIISVKKGTTQENASIRHLSGAERRVALPKHISIKNKKATYKNGLLTVRFPKKRGNEIEIE
- a CDS encoding YjcZ family sporulation protein; translated protein: MGFGYGCCGFGGYGYGGCGYGIGWAFALIVVLFILLIIVGAGFARC
- a CDS encoding gluconate:H+ symporter, producing MSDLSLIFIAIAGIFLLLFLVLQTKLHAFVALLLVSLVVGLAAGMPVDEIIATIENGMGGTLGFVAVVVGLGAMFGRILEVSGGAERLAQTIIQRFGEDRSQWALSITGFLVSIPVFFDVGFIILVPLIYGLAKKTGKSLLYYGIPLLAGLAVTHSFIPPTPGPIAVADLIGADLGWVILFGVLAGIPAMILSGPIFGRYIATKIHATIPEYMSIPEQKVEKELPSFKLIAFLIIIPLLLILLNTVSNVVLQEEHVLRSTLSFIGHPFVALTLTTLLAFYTLRKQQGFSKEDVQEIANKALEPAGIIILVTGAGGVFKQVLIDSGVGNVLGDMMASTSFPPLLLAFIIAAFVRIIQGSATVAMITAAGLISPVIDTIGLTGPILGMMVIAIASGATILSHVNDSGFWLVSRYLGLDVSQTLRSWTVMETIIAVTGFTVVFGLSFFF